A region from the Bacteroidota bacterium genome encodes:
- the rplM gene encoding 50S ribosomal protein L13: protein MDHNSFKTWSAKPGEVEAKWWLIDAEGKVLGRLASEIAHLVRGKHKPQYTPHVDTGDYVVIINADKIMVTGNKAEQKEYFSYSGYPGGGKHRKFKELKISKPEFIISNAVKGMLPKNTLGRQMLKKVKVFRGSEHEHAAQQPQPYTFKD from the coding sequence GTGGATCACAACAGCTTCAAGACCTGGAGTGCAAAACCCGGGGAAGTAGAGGCAAAATGGTGGTTGATCGATGCAGAAGGCAAAGTCCTCGGACGACTGGCTTCCGAAATCGCCCACCTGGTCAGAGGCAAACATAAGCCTCAGTACACACCGCACGTCGATACCGGTGATTATGTCGTCATTATCAATGCCGACAAAATCATGGTAACCGGTAACAAAGCCGAGCAAAAGGAATATTTTTCCTATTCTGGCTATCCGGGTGGTGGAAAACACCGCAAATTCAAGGAATTGAAGATTTCAAAACCTGAATTTATCATTTCCAATGCTGTAAAGGGCATGCTTCCGAAGAACACACTTGGCCGTCAGATGCTTAAGAAGGTCAAGGTTTTCCGCGGATCAGAACATGAACATGCAGCACAGCAACCCCAACCTTACACCTTTAAGGACTAA
- the secA gene encoding preprotein translocase subunit SecA, with the protein MLKFLTRLFGSKKEKDLQRLLPMVAAINAEWEKLGSLTDEELKDKTRQFRQQIQDAVQEMETRLTSLQLQLKEDLADDQRLDVLDEMDQLKKDIHETIEVELKRLLPEAFAVVKETCKRLVGLEYTVNGNKMRWDMVPYDVQLIGGVVIHEGKIAEMATGEGKTLVSTLPVYLNALPGKGVHLVTVNDYLAQRDSQWMGPVFEFHGLTVGCILNNMNPEQRKREYSKDITYGTNNEFGFDYLRDNMAIDASDIVHRGFNYVIIDEVDSVLIDEARTPLIISGPVAQSDQKYDEYKPRVELLYKAQSQLAARFLSDAEKALEAGNTSEAGLAMLRVHRGMPKNPRLLKMLSETGNKKLLQDTENEYLRENARHMHVVDDELYFSIEEKNHAINLTEKGREFLAKQTGDADLFLLPDIGSEMAAIENNHALTAEDKLNMKEDMKRRYADRSDRIHTVSQLLKAYTLYEADVEYVIQEGKILIVDEFTGRILPGRRYSDGLHQAIEAKEGVTVERDTQTFATITIQNYFRLYNKMAGMTGTAETEAGEFYDIYKLDVVVIPTNRDIVRDDREDLIYKTRREKLNAILNDIQACREQGRPVLVGTTSVEASEMLSRALKRGNIPHNVLNAKQHAREAEIVSLAGQKGAVTIATNMAGRGTDIKLGDGVRDLGGLMIIGTERHESRRIDRQLRGRSGRQGDPGASQFYISLEDDLMRLFGSDRIAAIMDRMGIEEGEVIQHSMVSKSIERAQKRVEENNFSIRKRLLEYDDVMNQQREIIYSRRREALEGQRLKGDILEMARTYSAKMVSVHCAEGDLEELSVDLMRNLLINIQFSPDELVSGGEESIREKVWKAIDTFYDEKETLLTTEVMKMLERAVVLQVIDERWREHLREMDDLKEGIGLRAYGQRDPLVEYKAEAYNLFTQLMDLISEQTVQLIFKAYPTQQLLDMSQERANQQRLRRQMVAKHEDITPQRSSAPVPQDVPGPAGQMGQRPSGPPPRPVQAPVKVEREVGRNEPCPCGSGKKYKVCHGR; encoded by the coding sequence ATGCTTAAATTTCTGACCCGTCTGTTTGGAAGTAAAAAAGAAAAGGATTTGCAGCGGCTGTTGCCTATGGTGGCTGCGATCAATGCTGAGTGGGAAAAACTCGGCTCTCTCACCGATGAAGAACTGAAGGATAAAACACGCCAGTTCAGACAGCAGATACAGGATGCTGTTCAGGAAATGGAAACACGTCTGACCTCCCTTCAGTTACAGTTAAAAGAAGACCTTGCCGACGATCAGCGACTCGATGTGCTCGATGAAATGGATCAGTTGAAAAAGGACATTCATGAGACCATTGAAGTTGAATTGAAACGGTTGCTGCCCGAAGCTTTTGCCGTTGTGAAGGAAACCTGTAAACGGCTGGTTGGGTTGGAGTACACGGTCAACGGCAATAAAATGCGCTGGGATATGGTTCCGTATGATGTTCAGCTCATTGGTGGGGTCGTCATTCATGAGGGAAAAATTGCCGAGATGGCGACTGGTGAGGGAAAAACCCTTGTCAGCACCTTGCCTGTTTACCTGAATGCCTTACCGGGAAAAGGGGTACACCTCGTAACCGTGAACGATTACCTGGCCCAGCGGGACAGTCAGTGGATGGGTCCTGTGTTCGAATTCCATGGTCTCACGGTAGGTTGTATTCTTAATAACATGAATCCCGAGCAGCGCAAACGGGAATATTCCAAAGACATTACCTACGGAACCAATAATGAGTTTGGTTTTGACTATCTGCGCGATAACATGGCCATTGATGCCTCTGATATTGTTCACCGCGGTTTCAATTATGTGATCATCGATGAGGTTGACTCGGTGCTGATCGATGAAGCCCGGACACCGCTGATCATTTCTGGTCCGGTTGCCCAGTCCGATCAGAAATATGATGAATACAAACCTCGGGTCGAACTGCTTTACAAGGCTCAATCCCAATTGGCCGCACGATTTCTGTCAGATGCAGAAAAAGCGCTCGAAGCCGGAAACACCTCAGAGGCGGGACTGGCCATGCTACGTGTTCACAGGGGCATGCCCAAAAATCCGCGCCTGCTGAAAATGCTTTCTGAAACCGGGAATAAGAAGCTTCTTCAGGACACTGAAAACGAATACCTGCGTGAAAATGCCCGTCACATGCACGTGGTTGATGATGAGCTGTATTTCTCCATCGAGGAAAAAAACCACGCGATTAATCTGACGGAAAAAGGACGTGAATTTCTGGCCAAACAGACCGGAGACGCCGATCTGTTTCTGCTGCCGGATATCGGTTCCGAGATGGCAGCCATCGAAAACAACCATGCCCTGACCGCTGAAGATAAACTGAACATGAAAGAGGATATGAAGCGGCGGTATGCAGACCGGTCCGATCGTATCCATACGGTCAGCCAGCTGCTGAAAGCTTATACACTTTATGAGGCTGATGTTGAATATGTGATTCAGGAAGGGAAAATCCTGATCGTAGACGAGTTTACGGGTCGTATTCTTCCCGGTCGCCGTTATTCTGATGGATTGCATCAGGCCATCGAAGCAAAAGAAGGTGTGACCGTTGAACGGGACACACAGACATTTGCGACCATCACCATTCAGAACTATTTCCGTCTGTATAATAAGATGGCCGGGATGACCGGGACTGCCGAAACTGAAGCCGGTGAATTTTATGATATCTATAAACTGGATGTGGTGGTAATCCCAACCAACCGTGATATCGTCAGGGATGACCGTGAGGATTTGATTTATAAAACCCGGCGCGAAAAACTGAATGCCATTCTCAATGACATTCAGGCCTGTCGTGAACAGGGGAGACCTGTCCTGGTGGGAACCACATCTGTTGAAGCATCCGAAATGCTTAGCCGGGCGCTTAAGCGTGGAAATATTCCCCATAACGTATTGAACGCCAAACAACATGCCCGCGAGGCAGAAATTGTATCCCTGGCCGGACAGAAAGGTGCGGTCACCATTGCCACCAACATGGCAGGACGTGGTACTGATATTAAGCTGGGTGACGGGGTTCGCGATCTGGGTGGTCTGATGATCATCGGAACAGAGCGCCATGAATCCAGGCGGATTGACCGCCAGCTCCGGGGACGTTCGGGTCGTCAGGGAGATCCTGGTGCTTCCCAGTTCTACATTTCACTTGAAGATGACCTGATGCGCCTATTCGGTTCTGACCGGATTGCCGCAATTATGGACAGAATGGGGATTGAGGAAGGGGAAGTCATTCAGCATTCAATGGTATCAAAATCCATTGAAAGGGCACAGAAAAGGGTTGAAGAGAACAACTTTTCGATCCGGAAACGGTTGCTGGAATATGATGATGTCATGAATCAGCAGCGTGAAATTATTTATTCACGCCGCCGTGAAGCGCTGGAAGGCCAGCGGTTAAAGGGTGACATTCTTGAAATGGCGCGTACCTATTCCGCCAAAATGGTCAGCGTTCATTGTGCAGAAGGAGATCTGGAAGAACTCAGTGTTGATCTGATGCGGAATCTGCTGATCAATATTCAGTTTTCACCGGACGAACTGGTGTCAGGTGGTGAGGAATCCATACGCGAAAAGGTATGGAAAGCCATCGATACATTCTATGATGAAAAGGAAACCCTTCTCACCACAGAAGTGATGAAAATGCTCGAGCGTGCAGTGGTCCTGCAGGTTATTGATGAGCGCTGGAGAGAACACCTACGCGAAATGGATGATCTGAAAGAAGGGATTGGCTTAAGAGCGTATGGCCAGCGTGACCCCCTGGTTGAATACAAAGCAGAAGCATATAACCTGTTTACCCAGTTAATGGATCTGATATCTGAACAGACTGTTCAGCTGATATTCAAGGCCTACCCGACTCAGCAATTGCTCGATATGTCTCAGGAACGTGCAAACCAGCAACGGTTGCGCCGTCAGATGGTGGCCAAACATGAGGATATAACTCCGCAGAGGTCATCAGCGCCGGTTCCTCAGGATGTTCCGGGTCCTGCCGGTCAGATGGGTCAGCGTCCTTCGGGTCCTCCGCCAAGACCCGTTCAGGCACCTGTAAAAGTTGAACGGGAAGTGGGAAGAAATGAACCGTGCCCGTGCGGATCCGGTAAAAAGTACAAAGTATGCCATGGCCGATGA
- a CDS encoding UMP kinase, giving the protein MKYKRILLKLSGESLMGSQSYGIDPAMLDQFAGEVKSIRDLGIEIAVVIGGGNIFRGVSAAAGGMDRVQGDYMGMLATVINSMALQDALERKGAYTRLMTAIKMEQIAEPFIRRRAVRHLEKGRIVIFGAGTGNPYFTTDTAAVLRAIEIEADAIFKGTRVDGIYDSDPEKNSNAVKFPTISYIDVIQKNLRVMDLTAITLCQDNKLPIVVFNMNEPGNLARVLKGDPIGSLVH; this is encoded by the coding sequence ATGAAATACAAACGAATTCTTCTGAAACTCAGTGGCGAAAGTCTCATGGGTTCCCAATCTTATGGAATCGATCCTGCCATGCTCGATCAGTTCGCCGGTGAAGTGAAATCAATACGGGATCTGGGAATCGAGATTGCAGTTGTAATCGGTGGCGGAAATATCTTCAGAGGTGTTTCTGCTGCTGCCGGCGGTATGGATCGTGTCCAGGGTGATTACATGGGGATGCTGGCGACCGTGATTAATTCCATGGCCTTGCAGGATGCGCTGGAAAGGAAAGGGGCTTATACCCGCCTGATGACGGCTATTAAAATGGAACAGATTGCTGAACCGTTTATCCGCCGCCGGGCAGTACGCCACCTGGAAAAGGGAAGAATCGTGATTTTTGGTGCCGGAACCGGCAATCCCTATTTCACCACCGATACGGCTGCCGTGCTCAGGGCAATCGAGATTGAAGCAGATGCCATCTTCAAGGGGACAAGGGTGGATGGAATTTATGATTCCGATCCCGAGAAAAATTCAAATGCAGTAAAATTCCCGACGATTTCGTACATTGATGTTATTCAGAAAAACCTGCGGGTAATGGACCTGACTGCCATTACGCTCTGTCAGGATAATAAATTACCCATTGTGGTTTTCAACATGAATGAGCCCGGGAATCTGGCCCGTGTACTGAAGGGCGATCCCATTGGCTCCTTGGTTCACTAA
- a CDS encoding SLBB domain-containing protein, which yields MGFLQNIRLRAITAIVSLAVPLLVLGQTDPFNPPAPPQADNSNYSNAAAFVFSSGEGINIEVGLWGHIGKPGLYRVPHTTDLVSLISLAGGPQESARLNEIRILRVVRNTPEAEGEQRILIVDLETFIETGRREDIPILQPGDVIVISGSIYMVFKDFLGIVRDMALILNTIYLIDRISKE from the coding sequence ATGGGCTTCCTTCAGAACATCCGCCTCCGCGCAATAACGGCAATCGTCAGTCTGGCGGTTCCACTTCTTGTTTTGGGTCAAACGGACCCCTTCAATCCTCCAGCACCTCCTCAGGCGGACAATTCCAATTATTCCAACGCTGCAGCCTTTGTTTTCTCGAGCGGAGAGGGCATTAACATTGAAGTTGGACTTTGGGGACACATCGGAAAACCCGGCCTGTACAGAGTGCCGCATACAACCGATCTGGTTTCCCTGATCTCTCTTGCCGGCGGTCCCCAGGAATCGGCACGGTTGAATGAAATCAGAATCCTTCGGGTGGTCAGAAACACACCTGAGGCAGAAGGGGAACAGAGAATCCTGATCGTTGACCTTGAAACCTTCATCGAAACCGGTCGACGCGAAGACATCCCGATTCTTCAGCCCGGTGATGTTATCGTGATCTCAGGAAGCATCTATATGGTTTTCAAGGATTTTCTGGGGATTGTGCGTGATATGGCCCTTATCCTGAATACCATCTACCTTATTGATCGTATCAGTAAAGAGTAA
- the rpsB gene encoding 30S ribosomal protein S2, producing MQAPELKSLLEAGVHFGHLTRRWNPKMKPYILMERNGIHLIDLKKTQTLLMESAQEIAKIASEGKKILFVGTKPQAREVLGREATRAGQPYVTERWLGGMLTNFVTIRKSVKRLQQIEKMESDGTFEKFIKKERLMLTREKEKLVKVLAGVAAINRLPGAIFVVDINRESIAVSEAQKLGIPVFAFLDTNCDPDAVDFGIPANDDALGSIEIITKTIAEAIIEGSSMTTNAVSETEEQEESAAASSSTEA from the coding sequence ATGCAAGCACCTGAATTAAAAAGCCTCCTTGAAGCTGGTGTCCATTTCGGACATCTTACCCGCCGGTGGAACCCAAAGATGAAGCCGTACATTCTGATGGAACGTAACGGTATCCACCTGATTGACCTGAAAAAGACTCAAACGCTCCTGATGGAATCTGCGCAGGAAATTGCAAAGATTGCCTCGGAAGGGAAGAAGATCTTGTTTGTCGGAACCAAACCCCAGGCACGGGAAGTCCTCGGCCGGGAAGCTACAAGGGCTGGTCAGCCGTATGTGACCGAACGGTGGCTGGGTGGAATGCTCACCAATTTCGTCACCATCCGGAAATCGGTTAAACGTCTGCAGCAAATTGAAAAAATGGAATCGGATGGAACTTTTGAGAAGTTCATTAAAAAAGAACGCCTCATGCTTACCCGCGAAAAAGAAAAGCTGGTAAAGGTTCTTGCCGGGGTTGCTGCCATTAACCGGTTGCCAGGTGCCATTTTTGTGGTAGATATTAATCGTGAATCGATTGCTGTATCAGAAGCTCAGAAACTTGGTATTCCGGTTTTCGCCTTCCTTGATACCAATTGCGACCCTGATGCCGTCGATTTCGGTATTCCGGCCAATGATGATGCGCTCGGTTCAATCGAGATTATCACCAAAACCATTGCCGAAGCAATTATTGAAGGTTCCAGCATGACCACCAATGCTGTATCCGAAACAGAAGAACAGGAAGAATCTGCTGCCGCAAGTTCTTCCACCGAAGCTTAA
- a CDS encoding UPF0164 family protein, with protein sequence MKKVLLPALILGILCSFDTGFAQKTASRYGGDFLKIPPGVRAAGMGSAFTAIANDASGFFYNPAGSSLVPGNIISSQIGNQFGTVTDPASVYTFLGYHQHLGALGAFSFNWIRLGVDDIQFLAELGYNKSERKGNAARYALDAPVFGNAQDAFIVNFSKEIGTVIDFGWNYFKVPYRIPIGINLKYIRQSFSSSDSDVEKKIGQSASGIGIDAGIMVITNLNDYVARNYFGTFSFGLVSKDISNTILSWEDQIETSIPRSWAWSVAYLQPLEWMKSTVQIAYQEETDYETFTSVGVEYTYDQLLQVRAGYRREEPTLGVGLFLFKSLSVQYSFQKHDLGNPHQVGLSFNLEPWLK encoded by the coding sequence ATGAAAAAAGTACTCTTACCGGCCCTAATACTTGGTATTTTATGTTCCTTCGATACAGGTTTTGCTCAAAAAACAGCATCCCGTTATGGAGGAGACTTTCTGAAGATCCCACCTGGTGTACGGGCAGCAGGCATGGGGTCGGCATTTACCGCCATTGCCAACGATGCCTCTGGTTTCTTCTATAATCCTGCTGGCTCCTCGCTGGTACCAGGGAATATCATCTCCAGTCAGATCGGAAATCAGTTTGGAACCGTAACCGATCCGGCCAGTGTGTACACATTCCTTGGTTACCATCAGCATCTTGGAGCGCTTGGAGCCTTTTCTTTTAACTGGATCCGGTTGGGAGTCGATGATATTCAGTTCCTTGCCGAATTGGGTTACAATAAAAGTGAACGGAAGGGGAATGCCGCCCGTTATGCACTGGATGCCCCGGTTTTTGGAAATGCTCAGGATGCGTTCATTGTGAATTTTTCGAAAGAGATCGGGACCGTGATTGATTTCGGATGGAATTATTTCAAAGTTCCATACCGCATTCCCATTGGAATCAACCTGAAATATATCAGACAATCATTTTCATCCTCCGATTCGGATGTTGAAAAAAAGATAGGTCAGTCAGCCAGCGGGATCGGAATTGATGCAGGGATCATGGTCATTACCAACCTGAATGACTATGTGGCCCGAAACTATTTCGGTACTTTCAGTTTTGGTTTAGTCTCGAAAGATATTTCGAACACCATTCTTTCCTGGGAGGATCAGATAGAAACATCGATTCCCAGATCCTGGGCATGGTCTGTCGCCTACCTTCAACCTTTAGAATGGATGAAATCGACCGTTCAGATTGCTTATCAGGAAGAGACTGATTATGAGACCTTTACCTCGGTTGGGGTAGAGTATACCTATGATCAGCTCCTGCAGGTGAGAGCAGGTTACAGAAGGGAAGAACCAACCTTGGGTGTTGGGCTTTTTCTGTTTAAGTCACTTTCTGTTCAATACTCCTTTCAGAAACATGATCTGGGAAATCCTCACCAGGTTGGTCTGTCCTTCAATCTTGAACCGTGGCTGAAATGA
- a CDS encoding 5-formyltetrahydrofolate cyclo-ligase, which yields MQTKSILRQQFLERRQAMSPADVLTRSEKITNRLMPILEKDQGPVCMFIGMPSKNEVNTLPVLIALLRKKRPVWCPVVTRSRRMAMAPVGDLTDLDDSHPWGLIQPKQELVQSDLPAFSVILVPGVVWDDSGYRIGYGKGYYDGFLSQSGKQSLKAGLAFQFQVISSVPADPWDVPVDVLITDEKVMETGRKKLSL from the coding sequence ATGCAAACCAAATCCATTCTCAGACAACAGTTTCTGGAAAGACGGCAGGCCATGTCTCCGGCCGACGTTCTGACCCGCTCGGAGAAAATCACTAACCGGCTGATGCCCATTCTTGAAAAAGATCAGGGACCGGTTTGTATGTTTATTGGAATGCCCTCCAAAAACGAAGTAAACACACTGCCTGTTCTCATTGCTTTGCTCCGAAAGAAGAGGCCGGTGTGGTGTCCGGTGGTCACCAGAAGCAGAAGAATGGCAATGGCTCCCGTTGGCGACCTGACCGACCTGGATGATTCCCACCCATGGGGTCTCATTCAGCCAAAACAGGAACTGGTGCAATCGGATTTGCCGGCATTTTCTGTAATTCTGGTTCCGGGAGTGGTTTGGGATGATTCGGGCTACCGGATCGGGTATGGAAAAGGGTACTATGACGGTTTTCTGAGTCAGTCGGGGAAACAGTCACTTAAAGCAGGTCTGGCTTTTCAATTTCAGGTCATCAGTTCTGTCCCTGCCGACCCATGGGATGTACCTGTCGATGTTCTGATCACCGATGAAAAGGTGATGGAAACCGGGCGGAAAAAACTCAGTCTCTGA
- the rpsI gene encoding 30S ribosomal protein S9, translating to MSQVFNAVGRRKTAVARVRIVAGSGKVMVNKREFNDYFPTDILRMAAVKPLATTQLDGKYDVMVNVHGGGLTGQAGAVSLGIARCLLLAEEGVREPLKREGLLTRDSRMVERKKPGRPKARKRFQFSKR from the coding sequence ATGAGTCAAGTATTTAATGCCGTGGGCCGTCGCAAAACAGCAGTCGCCCGTGTAAGAATTGTAGCAGGATCCGGTAAAGTAATGGTTAACAAACGTGAGTTTAACGATTACTTTCCCACCGATATTCTGCGGATGGCAGCCGTAAAACCGCTGGCAACCACCCAACTCGATGGAAAATATGATGTCATGGTGAACGTTCACGGTGGAGGACTTACCGGTCAGGCCGGTGCAGTCAGCCTCGGAATCGCCCGTTGCCTGCTTCTCGCAGAAGAAGGTGTGCGCGAACCATTGAAACGTGAAGGTCTTCTCACCCGCGATTCCCGTATGGTTGAGCGGAAGAAACCAGGACGTCCGAAAGCCAGAAAACGGTTCCAGTTCTCGAAACGTTAA
- the frr gene encoding ribosome recycling factor: protein MYKAVIKETEERMHKSIEALLHEFNSVRTGRANASLLDNVKIEYYGTHMPINQVATVNVPDARMITLQPWDKGMLGTIEKAIREANLGLNPSNDGILIRLPIPPLNEERRKELAKLVKKYGEEAKIAVRNIRRDSNEKLKKLEKDKSISEDDLRDAEEEVQKVTDRFIKEIDGHVAHKEKEIFEV, encoded by the coding sequence ATGTACAAAGCGGTGATAAAGGAAACAGAAGAGCGGATGCACAAAAGCATAGAAGCCCTTCTGCATGAGTTTAATTCAGTCCGGACCGGACGCGCAAATGCCTCTCTGCTGGACAATGTCAAAATTGAGTATTACGGCACTCACATGCCGATCAATCAGGTTGCCACGGTGAATGTGCCCGATGCCCGCATGATCACCCTTCAGCCTTGGGATAAAGGCATGCTTGGTACCATCGAAAAGGCCATCCGGGAAGCCAATCTTGGTTTGAATCCATCCAATGATGGTATTCTGATCAGATTACCGATTCCTCCCCTGAATGAAGAACGTCGGAAGGAACTGGCAAAGCTGGTTAAAAAGTATGGCGAGGAAGCAAAAATTGCAGTCCGCAACATTCGACGGGATTCGAATGAGAAGTTGAAGAAACTGGAGAAAGACAAGTCCATTTCTGAAGATGATCTGCGGGATGCTGAAGAAGAAGTCCAGAAGGTGACCGATCGGTTCATCAAGGAAATTGATGGACACGTGGCTCATAAAGAAAAGGAAATTTTCGAAGTCTGA
- a CDS encoding elongation factor Ts has translation MAEITAKDVQVLREKTGAGMMDCKKALGEANGDLEKAVEILRKKGAAVAAKRADREAKEGLVLAKVSADKKSAILVEVNCETDFVARNETFSGFAEQVAVFALESGSQTLDQLLDKKAPFTNGQSIRDYVTELTGKTGEKIEVRRLAAAAAPAGQVIDYIHPGSRLGVLVVLETAGSDSRIADLGKDIAMQVAAANPMVLTRDLVNTDKINSELEIYKTQARNEKKPEAVIERIAVGKLEKFYEDNVLVEQKFVKDPSKTIKTIVEETSKATGSPVTIKRFVRFLIGESL, from the coding sequence ATGGCTGAAATCACTGCCAAAGATGTTCAGGTACTCCGCGAAAAAACGGGTGCCGGAATGATGGATTGTAAAAAGGCCCTTGGCGAAGCCAATGGTGATCTTGAGAAAGCAGTTGAAATCCTTCGTAAGAAGGGTGCTGCTGTGGCCGCCAAACGTGCCGACCGTGAAGCGAAAGAAGGGTTGGTCCTTGCGAAGGTATCCGCTGATAAAAAGTCGGCCATTCTGGTTGAAGTGAATTGCGAAACCGATTTTGTGGCTCGTAATGAAACGTTTTCCGGATTTGCAGAACAGGTTGCTGTCTTTGCTCTTGAATCGGGTTCACAAACCCTGGATCAGCTGCTGGATAAAAAAGCACCCTTTACCAACGGACAGTCCATCCGTGACTATGTAACCGAACTGACCGGAAAAACCGGCGAGAAGATCGAAGTCAGACGTCTGGCAGCTGCTGCGGCGCCTGCTGGTCAGGTTATCGATTATATTCACCCGGGTTCCCGGCTTGGGGTTCTGGTTGTGCTTGAAACAGCTGGTTCCGATTCCCGCATTGCCGATCTTGGAAAAGACATTGCCATGCAGGTTGCAGCGGCCAATCCCATGGTTCTCACCCGCGATCTGGTCAATACGGATAAGATCAATTCAGAGCTCGAGATTTATAAAACTCAGGCCCGGAACGAAAAGAAACCAGAAGCAGTCATTGAACGGATTGCTGTTGGTAAACTTGAGAAATTCTATGAGGACAATGTTCTCGTTGAACAGAAATTCGTAAAGGATCCGTCCAAAACCATCAAGACCATCGTTGAAGAAACGTCGAAAGCCACCGGGTCACCGGTGACGATCAAACGATTCGTCAGATTCCTGATTGGTGAATCACTCTGA
- a CDS encoding PorV/PorQ family protein produces MNQIKTTLLLLLIVPLCSYGQTTWRFLNLPATPLQAAASGHASVLSGEEDAFLSNPAFAPTLRSGTLTTSYTRYVADIDMGALTYSAELPFAGMVGFSVHYINYGSMPETDESGNKTGTFSASDLVAGVTGGYSIADTLSIGVSVKFVSSYIGVYNSSGMVTDAGIYHQWNQLGLFTGLILRNAGYQFDGYSKREKLPTTLNLQVGKSLKYLPVTLGLELNDIGQVEEDDFKIINLLIVSGKISLSPTLTVYASSHLGRREELKTSGGFDLSGINFGASLAAKAFSMQYSYANLGLFEGVHRFGVSFNLESITGQVRD; encoded by the coding sequence ATGAACCAGATAAAGACAACATTACTCCTGCTTCTGATTGTTCCCCTCTGCAGTTATGGGCAGACAACCTGGCGCTTTTTAAATCTCCCCGCAACTCCATTGCAGGCCGCAGCCAGCGGACATGCCTCGGTTTTGTCGGGTGAGGAAGATGCTTTTCTTTCGAATCCGGCCTTTGCCCCAACATTGCGATCCGGAACACTGACCACCAGTTACACCCGTTACGTTGCTGATATTGACATGGGTGCACTCACCTATTCGGCAGAGCTTCCCTTCGCCGGAATGGTCGGATTCTCTGTTCACTACATCAACTATGGCTCCATGCCTGAGACCGATGAATCGGGAAATAAAACCGGTACGTTTTCTGCTTCTGATCTGGTGGCAGGTGTAACAGGCGGGTATTCAATCGCAGACACATTATCCATCGGGGTATCGGTCAAATTCGTCAGCAGTTACATCGGAGTTTATAACAGTTCCGGTATGGTGACCGATGCGGGAATTTATCACCAATGGAACCAGTTGGGTTTATTTACCGGTTTGATCTTACGGAATGCAGGATACCAATTTGATGGCTACAGCAAGCGGGAAAAGCTTCCCACAACCCTGAACCTTCAGGTTGGCAAATCGCTGAAATACCTTCCGGTCACACTGGGTCTTGAACTGAATGACATTGGCCAGGTTGAAGAGGATGACTTTAAAATCATCAACCTGTTAATTGTATCTGGGAAAATTTCGTTGTCACCGACCCTGACTGTTTATGCTTCCTCGCATCTTGGACGGAGAGAGGAATTAAAAACCAGTGGCGGATTCGATTTATCCGGCATTAATTTCGGTGCCTCATTGGCCGCCAAGGCATTCAGTATGCAGTACAGTTATGCCAATCTGGGGCTCTTTGAGGGTGTTCACAGGTTCGGTGTTTCCTTCAATCTGGAATCCATTACCGGACAGGTCAGAGACTGA